In one Leptospira fletcheri genomic region, the following are encoded:
- a CDS encoding N-acetylneuraminate synthase family protein: MDIVELEKGHPETEAKIKALAGECGNQTEIIRGAVVSDTIHFIGDTRNISEKEGYVKELPGVTRIWNVSLPYKNIARTAAGKNGEVVHRENRIVEVKGADGLVRKFGTGKHIFIVGPDSPQTYEQTVTIAKQAVEIGKKFGILDRIVFRGGAFKPRTRPTDWRGMGWDGIKLLDRVKEETGLPYVTEVMDHTMAEEVSKHADMIQIGTRNAQDFELLEAVGRTGKPVILKRGFGNEAIEWFSAAEYIANQGNLNIILCERGVKTLFIKEGYCRNTPDLNVITHAKNQTILPVIFDPSHVAGDDKIVVSNLLASLPFNPDGSITETLHVEEFRKEQMCDAAQALLMTLYEKTVEAILTYEEKIRPLTDQVDSYFSERKGKK; this comes from the coding sequence GTGGACATAGTCGAACTAGAGAAGGGACACCCGGAAACGGAAGCGAAGATCAAAGCTTTGGCCGGTGAATGCGGTAACCAGACCGAAATCATCCGAGGAGCGGTGGTGTCGGATACCATTCATTTCATCGGAGACACTAGAAATATCTCCGAAAAAGAAGGCTATGTGAAGGAACTCCCAGGGGTCACTCGAATTTGGAACGTGTCTTTGCCGTATAAGAATATCGCCCGCACCGCTGCCGGCAAGAACGGAGAAGTGGTTCATCGCGAAAATAGAATCGTAGAAGTGAAGGGCGCGGACGGTCTCGTGCGAAAATTCGGAACCGGAAAACACATTTTCATCGTGGGACCGGATTCTCCCCAAACCTACGAACAAACCGTTACGATCGCGAAGCAAGCGGTCGAGATCGGAAAAAAATTCGGAATCCTCGACCGCATCGTTTTTCGCGGAGGAGCATTTAAACCCAGAACAAGACCTACGGATTGGAGAGGAATGGGTTGGGACGGGATCAAGCTTCTGGATCGGGTAAAAGAAGAAACGGGTCTTCCCTATGTTACGGAAGTGATGGATCACACCATGGCGGAGGAAGTCTCCAAACACGCGGACATGATTCAGATCGGAACCAGAAACGCACAGGATTTCGAACTGCTGGAAGCCGTGGGCCGCACGGGAAAACCCGTTATCCTGAAGCGAGGATTCGGCAATGAGGCCATCGAGTGGTTTTCCGCGGCGGAATATATCGCGAATCAAGGAAATTTGAATATTATCCTTTGCGAAAGGGGTGTAAAGACTCTATTCATCAAGGAAGGGTATTGCAGGAATACTCCGGATCTGAACGTGATCACTCACGCGAAGAACCAGACCATCCTACCTGTGATTTTCGATCCTAGCCATGTTGCAGGGGACGATAAGATCGTAGTCTCCAACCTTTTGGCTTCGCTACCTTTCAATCCGGACGGGTCCATCACGGAGACTCTGCATGTCGAAGAGTTCCGCAAGGAGCAGATGTGCGACGCAGCACAGGCCTTACTTATGACTTTGTACGAAAAAACGGTAGAAGCGATTCTGACGTACGAAGAAAAAATCCGACCACTGACGGATCAGGTGGATTCTTATTTTTCGGAGCGTAAGGGGAAAAAATAA
- the panB gene encoding 3-methyl-2-oxobutanoate hydroxymethyltransferase: MRDVNKVFPKGKKPLEKKIGVLTCYDYMFARILEEAGVDSILVGDTLGVVVQGQTSTLPVTLDEMIYHAKAVRRGAPNTFITVDLPFLSYQVSLEDGIRSAGKVMKESGCDAVKFEGGGPEILELIYKLERIGIPVMGHIGLTPQSVNVFGGHKIQGKAEEDRVRLLNEAKGISDAGAFSVVFELIPSILAGEISSSIPIPTIGIGAGSSTDGQVLVLYDFLGLNKDFHPKFLKTYMDGRSGVFEAVKTYVQEVKEGIFPGPEHSH; this comes from the coding sequence ATGAGGGACGTTAATAAAGTTTTCCCGAAAGGGAAAAAACCTTTGGAAAAGAAAATCGGCGTGCTGACCTGCTACGATTATATGTTCGCCCGTATTCTGGAAGAAGCGGGAGTGGATTCCATTTTAGTAGGGGATACGTTGGGAGTGGTGGTCCAAGGCCAAACTAGTACCTTACCCGTCACTCTGGATGAAATGATCTATCACGCAAAGGCAGTACGTCGCGGTGCGCCGAATACGTTTATCACAGTGGACCTTCCTTTTTTGTCCTACCAAGTTTCTCTCGAAGATGGGATTCGCTCCGCGGGAAAAGTCATGAAGGAATCCGGTTGCGATGCGGTGAAATTCGAAGGGGGCGGACCGGAAATTCTGGAACTGATTTATAAATTGGAGAGGATCGGTATTCCCGTTATGGGGCATATCGGATTGACTCCTCAGTCGGTGAACGTGTTCGGCGGACATAAGATTCAGGGAAAAGCGGAAGAGGACAGAGTTAGATTGTTAAACGAAGCTAAAGGGATTTCGGATGCAGGCGCCTTTTCCGTCGTGTTCGAATTGATCCCTTCCATTTTAGCGGGGGAGATCAGCTCGTCCATTCCGATCCCGACTATAGGAATCGGAGCGGGATCGTCTACCGACGGCCAGGTCCTGGTGTTATACGATTTTCTCGGATTGAACAAAGACTTCCATCCTAAGTTCCTAAAGACGTACATGGACGGTCGTTCCGGCGTTTTCGAAGCCGTGAAAACGTATGTCCAGGAAGTGAAGGAAGGAATTTTTCCCGGGCCGGAACATTCTCACTGA
- the folK gene encoding 2-amino-4-hydroxy-6-hydroxymethyldihydropteridine diphosphokinase, whose protein sequence is MEHRVFLCLGANLGDRQASLEEAARKISGKPGIRLVRSGTPLNTEALEVTDQPDFLNQVLEIATSLPPHELLDVLLQIETEMGRVRTADKGPRTIDIDILVYDRVRLHEKGLHLPHHSLFTRPFVRELLEELGEGSLADAFEIS, encoded by the coding sequence ATGGAACATCGCGTTTTTCTTTGCCTCGGAGCAAATCTCGGAGATAGGCAAGCTTCTCTCGAGGAAGCCGCCCGTAAGATTTCGGGAAAACCCGGAATCCGACTGGTTCGAAGCGGAACTCCTTTGAACACGGAAGCGTTGGAAGTGACCGACCAGCCTGATTTTCTGAATCAGGTTCTGGAAATCGCGACGTCCTTGCCTCCTCATGAATTGTTGGACGTTTTATTGCAGATCGAAACGGAAATGGGGCGGGTGAGAACCGCGGATAAGGGTCCTAGGACGATCGATATCGACATACTGGTTTACGATCGCGTCCGATTGCACGAGAAAGGTTTGCACCTTCCGCACCATAGTCTGTTTACGCGTCCTTTTGTCCGGGAGTTATTGGAAGAATTGGGAGAAGGATCTCTTGCCGACGCGTTCGAGATATCTTAG
- a CDS encoding ATP-binding protein: MNLKNLTPIRAGSPGCRICEGVGFLLEENVQNSSSGVLVLCSCMSEACRSCPSRGRAPFMIYDESQNRMMSCVCHDAREEMNRIESLVKKAGIPAKYRYRTLDRMDLNITTTSEQGFFVAHDWANHLVSEWERLGSLRQGLYLWGNTGSGKTLLACAILNELILRYGLECKYAKINRDFLSTIRDTYQKDSQIHGMEQTIKKQFMEVEVLVLDDFGANKESDWANSQLYDLIDSRYEEEKVTVLTSNISLSDWKDKAEGRIFSRLMEMTKEIHLDCSDYRLTHAVHTKS; the protein is encoded by the coding sequence ATGAACTTAAAGAATTTAACTCCGATTCGAGCGGGTTCTCCCGGTTGTAGGATTTGTGAAGGTGTGGGTTTTTTGCTGGAGGAGAATGTTCAAAATTCATCCTCCGGCGTTTTGGTGCTTTGCTCCTGCATGAGTGAAGCGTGCCGATCCTGTCCGTCCAGAGGTAGAGCGCCTTTCATGATCTACGATGAGAGCCAAAATAGGATGATGTCCTGCGTTTGCCATGACGCCAGAGAGGAGATGAATCGCATCGAATCTTTGGTTAAAAAGGCCGGAATTCCCGCGAAGTACAGATATAGAACCTTGGATAGAATGGATTTGAACATCACTACGACCAGTGAGCAGGGTTTCTTTGTCGCTCATGATTGGGCGAACCATTTGGTCAGCGAGTGGGAAAGATTGGGGTCTTTACGCCAAGGATTGTATCTCTGGGGCAATACAGGTTCGGGAAAAACGCTTCTCGCATGTGCTATATTAAACGAATTGATTCTTCGTTATGGACTGGAATGCAAATACGCCAAAATCAATCGGGATTTTCTTTCCACGATCCGGGATACGTACCAAAAAGACAGTCAGATCCACGGGATGGAACAGACGATCAAAAAGCAGTTCATGGAAGTGGAAGTTCTCGTATTGGACGACTTCGGTGCGAATAAGGAATCCGATTGGGCGAATTCGCAGCTTTACGATCTGATCGATTCCAGGTACGAAGAGGAGAAAGTAACCGTATTGACCTCCAATATCTCGCTTTCGGATTGGAAAGACAAGGCTGAAGGAAGGATTTTTTCCCGTTTAATGGAGATGACCAAAGAGATCCATTTGGATTGTTCCGATTATAGATTAACTCACGCGGTGCATACGAAATCATGA
- the fcpA gene encoding flagellar coiling protein FcpA: MKVMKTIFVLLAVVGLNLSLFAQNQQQGGGQQNQQEAKAAADKIDELLKGELVPEDDDKNLTEEQKRRKKVIQEQEAVWKNPDFKGYDKNFQELHQLSKAFANNKFRLALTSYQSGVNTILKMRESVEQYRKEEAEKKRLDEKWYWQKVDRKAREDRVVSRQKLEAKQLALNYFTKAVNHLDEIKNPDLRERAEFKRLLSDVYRSWIITEYDLQNLPQCIPILELYIEVDENEKEYPAHKYLASCYAFEENMIKKYGGASEDQMFKFRHKKNIHLLRATELKYGKDSPEYKHIVALINKDEVISVRP, from the coding sequence ATGAAGGTGATGAAGACTATTTTCGTTCTTCTGGCCGTGGTCGGACTCAACCTCTCCTTGTTCGCACAGAACCAGCAGCAAGGCGGAGGACAACAGAACCAACAAGAGGCCAAAGCGGCGGCCGATAAGATCGACGAACTCCTCAAAGGGGAACTCGTTCCCGAGGACGACGACAAGAACCTTACGGAAGAGCAGAAGCGTCGGAAGAAGGTGATCCAAGAGCAGGAAGCTGTTTGGAAGAACCCCGACTTCAAAGGCTATGACAAAAACTTCCAGGAACTCCATCAGCTCTCTAAGGCTTTCGCGAACAATAAGTTCCGCCTGGCCCTGACCAGCTACCAATCCGGAGTCAATACCATCTTAAAGATGCGGGAGTCTGTCGAGCAGTATCGTAAGGAAGAAGCCGAGAAGAAGCGTTTGGACGAGAAGTGGTATTGGCAAAAAGTCGACCGCAAAGCGCGCGAAGATCGCGTCGTCTCCAGACAGAAACTCGAGGCAAAACAATTAGCCCTTAACTATTTTACCAAAGCGGTCAACCATTTGGACGAGATCAAGAACCCGGACCTGCGCGAACGTGCAGAGTTTAAGCGTCTCTTGTCCGATGTTTATCGCTCTTGGATCATTACGGAGTACGACCTCCAAAATCTACCTCAATGTATCCCCATACTTGAGCTCTATATCGAGGTCGATGAAAACGAGAAGGAATATCCGGCTCACAAGTATCTTGCTAGCTGCTACGCCTTCGAAGAAAACATGATCAAAAAGTACGGTGGTGCCAGCGAAGATCAGATGTTCAAATTCCGTCATAAGAAGAACATTCACCTTCTCCGCGCAACCGAGCTGAAATATGGAAAGGATTCCCCCGAATACAAACACATCGTCGCTCTGATCAACAAGGACGAAGTGATTTCGGTCCGTCCTTAA
- a CDS encoding flavin-containing monooxygenase: MVAQTLERPSQSRTSQSTKILDVVIIGSGFAGLCMGIRLKQAGNHSFLILEKGNGIGGTWRDNDYPGAACDVQSHLYSYSFAPKSDWSRLFGPQKEILNYMNDCADKFGLRPHILLNQEVDGAFFDERTGTWEITVADGEKFRARALVGGTGGLSRPALPDIPGIEAFQGVKFHSARWDHSYDLTGKTVAVIGTGASAIQIVPAIAPKVGRLELFQRTAPWILPKPDAAIGGNVRGIFRFLPPLRWLFRKAIYWLNELGVIAFAINPKLMKIFEKFAKGFIVKSVNDPVLQTKLTPNYTIGCKRILLSNDYYPALNRENVHLVTEGIREIKKDSILTKDGKEHKVDAIIFATGFQAAEAVSPFEIRGKNGQLLSDAWKEAAEAYLGTTIAGFPNFFMIVGPNTGLGHSSMILMIESQAQYTLQCIRSLLKKDIKYLDVRKEVQDKYNSEIQERLGRSVWLTGGCVSWYNTSSGRNTTLWPGFTFEFKAKTFFLRPSDYEFVRMDGKEEKISLGSRVSMALNAALG, translated from the coding sequence ATGGTAGCTCAAACCTTGGAAAGACCGAGCCAAAGCCGAACCTCCCAATCCACAAAGATACTAGATGTAGTCATCATCGGTTCCGGATTTGCGGGACTCTGTATGGGAATCCGACTCAAACAAGCAGGCAACCATTCCTTCCTGATTTTGGAAAAAGGAAATGGAATCGGAGGAACCTGGAGAGATAACGATTATCCCGGAGCTGCATGCGACGTTCAGTCCCATTTGTACTCGTATTCCTTCGCTCCAAAATCGGATTGGTCCCGTTTATTCGGGCCTCAAAAGGAAATATTGAATTATATGAACGACTGCGCCGATAAATTCGGCCTTCGCCCTCATATCCTTCTGAACCAGGAAGTTGACGGAGCCTTCTTTGACGAAAGGACCGGAACCTGGGAAATCACCGTCGCCGACGGGGAAAAGTTTCGAGCCCGCGCTCTCGTAGGAGGAACCGGCGGTCTCAGTCGGCCTGCATTGCCCGATATCCCCGGAATCGAAGCCTTTCAAGGGGTGAAATTCCACTCCGCAAGATGGGATCACAGCTACGACTTGACCGGTAAGACCGTTGCGGTGATAGGGACCGGAGCCAGCGCCATTCAGATCGTTCCCGCGATCGCCCCTAAAGTGGGTCGATTGGAACTCTTTCAGAGAACGGCTCCCTGGATCCTTCCTAAACCGGACGCGGCTATCGGCGGAAATGTACGCGGGATTTTCCGTTTTTTACCTCCGCTGCGTTGGTTGTTTAGAAAAGCGATCTATTGGTTAAACGAATTGGGAGTCATCGCTTTTGCGATCAATCCGAAGCTGATGAAGATCTTCGAAAAATTCGCGAAGGGTTTCATTGTAAAAAGCGTTAACGACCCTGTGTTACAAACCAAGTTGACCCCGAACTACACGATCGGTTGCAAGAGAATCCTTTTGTCCAACGATTATTATCCGGCTTTGAACCGTGAGAACGTGCATCTCGTAACGGAAGGAATCCGAGAAATCAAAAAGGATTCGATCCTGACGAAGGACGGAAAAGAACACAAGGTGGACGCGATCATATTCGCGACCGGCTTTCAGGCCGCCGAGGCCGTCTCGCCTTTCGAAATCCGAGGCAAAAACGGCCAATTGTTAAGCGACGCATGGAAAGAAGCCGCCGAAGCTTACTTAGGAACCACCATCGCCGGGTTTCCGAACTTTTTCATGATCGTCGGACCGAACACGGGTTTGGGTCACAGTTCCATGATTCTAATGATCGAATCCCAAGCTCAATATACGCTGCAGTGCATTCGATCTCTGTTAAAGAAAGATATCAAGTATCTAGATGTGCGTAAAGAGGTTCAGGATAAGTACAATTCGGAAATCCAAGAAAGGCTCGGCAGGTCCGTTTGGTTGACAGGAGGTTGTGTAAGTTGGTACAATACCAGCTCGGGTAGAAACACCACCTTATGGCCGGGTTTTACGTTCGAATTCAAGGCAAAGACCTTCTTCCTAAGGCCGAGCGATTATGAATTCGTCCGGATGGACGGAAAAGAAGAAAAGATCAGCCTAGGTTCCCGCGTATCCATGGCACTAAACGCAGCCTTGGGTTGA
- a CDS encoding TlyA family RNA methyltransferase: MARGKTRLDRLVLEKGLASDLARARSLILSGSVLVDDRVVDKVGVAVSDSAEIRIREAIPEYVSRGAYKLLEAFRKFEVSAEGKLCIDWGASTGGFTQVLLEKGAFAVFSFDVGYGQMASRIANDPRVTVQDRFHIRDTDWNLLTELWKNRSPDSFPGEILLTMDLSFISLRSVLPIVQRLKSENPEVTWTGISLFKPQFEVSKSELFKGVLKDPRIRWRAIRSFARFLRSELKAKVRGLVESPITGRDGNREILVYWML, translated from the coding sequence TTGGCTCGAGGAAAAACTAGACTGGACCGATTGGTCCTGGAAAAGGGCCTGGCTTCGGACCTCGCTCGTGCCCGGAGTTTAATTCTTTCCGGATCGGTTTTAGTGGACGATCGAGTGGTGGATAAGGTCGGCGTTGCCGTTTCGGATTCGGCCGAAATCAGAATTCGAGAAGCCATACCCGAATACGTGAGTAGAGGCGCCTATAAACTCCTGGAGGCGTTTCGGAAATTCGAAGTTTCCGCGGAGGGCAAACTTTGTATAGATTGGGGAGCTTCGACGGGCGGATTTACTCAAGTCCTTTTGGAAAAAGGGGCTTTTGCGGTTTTTTCCTTCGATGTCGGTTACGGACAAATGGCCTCCCGAATCGCGAACGATCCTCGCGTAACCGTACAGGATCGATTTCACATACGTGATACGGATTGGAATCTGCTGACCGAACTTTGGAAGAACCGCTCACCGGATTCTTTTCCCGGAGAGATTCTCTTAACGATGGATTTGAGTTTTATCTCCTTACGTTCCGTGCTTCCCATTGTTCAGAGATTAAAATCTGAAAATCCGGAGGTGACCTGGACCGGCATCAGTCTATTTAAACCTCAGTTCGAAGTTTCCAAGTCGGAACTATTCAAGGGAGTATTGAAGGATCCGCGGATCCGTTGGCGAGCAATCCGCTCCTTTGCCCGTTTTTTGCGTTCGGAACTGAAAGCGAAGGTCCGCGGCCTTGTGGAATCTCCGATTACCGGGAGAGACGGTAATCGGGAGATTCTAGTGTATTGGATGTTGTGA
- a CDS encoding polyprenyl synthetase family protein has product METGGADSSFIALLSEAKKDFESYLETEVFPRFQKESASELAEAMEYSLKAGGKRLRPILAIAAFGSMTKDSLAVGSSLEFLHTYSLIHDDLPSMDDDDFRRGNPTLHKKYSEATAILAGDALQGYAFEWLTHAKGQETDPFLHRDLVRILHQGGGGPGMVSGQVLDLALERNPDSLHGTKQELLAMTHRLKTGALIRASLLLGNRLRPDHQSRAALFSDYGIKLGLLFQITDDILDVEGSREDLGKTPGKDSRSGKITYPFLYGLDECKKMVSSLARELEELGKNLDSSLSSPESGIRFTDFFRRLPGSLGSRKN; this is encoded by the coding sequence TTGGAAACCGGCGGAGCAGATTCTTCCTTTATCGCCCTACTTTCCGAAGCGAAGAAGGATTTCGAATCTTATTTAGAAACGGAAGTCTTTCCTCGATTCCAGAAAGAATCGGCGTCCGAACTCGCCGAAGCCATGGAATACAGCTTAAAAGCCGGAGGCAAACGACTTCGTCCGATTCTGGCAATCGCCGCGTTCGGCTCGATGACCAAGGATTCCCTTGCCGTCGGTTCCTCTTTGGAATTTTTGCACACTTATAGTCTGATCCACGACGACCTTCCTAGTATGGACGATGATGATTTTCGTCGGGGAAATCCCACGCTGCATAAAAAGTATTCCGAAGCTACGGCGATTCTAGCGGGAGACGCATTGCAAGGGTATGCCTTCGAGTGGTTGACCCATGCCAAAGGCCAGGAAACGGATCCTTTTTTACACCGGGATTTGGTCCGTATTCTGCACCAAGGCGGAGGAGGACCGGGTATGGTCTCCGGGCAGGTATTGGATTTAGCGTTGGAGAGAAATCCCGATTCTTTGCATGGAACCAAGCAGGAGCTATTGGCGATGACTCATCGTTTGAAAACCGGCGCCCTGATTCGAGCTTCTCTTCTTCTTGGGAACCGCTTGCGGCCAGATCATCAATCCCGGGCGGCGCTTTTTTCGGACTATGGAATTAAGCTGGGCTTATTGTTTCAGATCACCGACGATATTTTGGACGTGGAAGGATCCCGAGAGGATTTGGGAAAAACTCCGGGAAAGGATTCCCGCTCGGGAAAAATCACATATCCCTTTCTATACGGATTAGACGAATGCAAGAAGATGGTATCTTCACTTGCGCGGGAACTGGAAGAATTGGGAAAAAATTTGGATTCTTCTCTCTCTTCTCCCGAGTCGGGGATCCGTTTTACCGATTTCTTTCGAAGATTACCGGGATCCCTTGGCTCGAGGAAAAACTAG
- a CDS encoding synaptic vesicle VAT-1 family membrane protein, translating to MIRTVYRVDTKGSLDSLERKEEELSEPGEFEVTVQVHAIGLNFADIFAIQGLYSATPKGSFIPGLEYSGKIVALGKKVRHFRKNDRVMGVTRFGAYADHLNIDQRYVYKLPPKWSYEEGAGFLVQALTAYYALAPLGNLRKGQTVLIHSAAGGVGIYANRIAKRMGAYTLGTVGNPSKISLLEKEGYDAWIIRSGRFAQELKTALGGRELNLVLECIGGKIFADSYRALAPMGRLVVYGSASFMSQGDKVNWLSLAWRYLNRPKVDPMEMISANKGVLGFNLIWLYDRVEEISSYIRNLLKMNLPAPHIGATYPFVDLQDAVKYFQTGNSVGKIVVSSGVKR from the coding sequence ATGATTCGCACCGTTTACAGAGTCGATACGAAAGGCTCGCTGGATTCGTTGGAAAGAAAGGAAGAGGAACTCTCCGAACCTGGAGAATTCGAAGTCACCGTTCAGGTTCACGCTATCGGCTTGAATTTTGCGGATATTTTCGCCATCCAGGGTCTCTATAGCGCGACACCGAAAGGTTCCTTCATTCCAGGTTTGGAATATTCGGGAAAGATCGTAGCCCTAGGAAAAAAAGTAAGACATTTTCGTAAAAACGATCGAGTGATGGGTGTGACCCGCTTCGGGGCTTATGCGGATCATCTGAATATCGACCAACGCTATGTTTACAAACTGCCTCCGAAATGGTCCTATGAGGAAGGCGCCGGTTTTTTGGTCCAGGCGTTGACGGCCTACTATGCTCTGGCTCCTTTGGGAAACCTTCGGAAAGGTCAGACGGTTCTGATCCATAGCGCCGCAGGCGGCGTGGGAATTTACGCGAACCGAATCGCGAAGAGAATGGGCGCCTATACGTTAGGAACGGTCGGAAACCCTTCCAAAATTTCTCTCCTGGAAAAAGAAGGATACGACGCTTGGATCATCCGTTCCGGAAGGTTTGCGCAGGAACTAAAGACCGCATTGGGTGGAAGAGAATTGAATCTGGTTTTGGAATGCATCGGGGGAAAGATCTTTGCGGATAGCTATCGTGCCTTGGCTCCCATGGGAAGGTTGGTGGTCTACGGATCTGCTTCCTTTATGAGTCAGGGCGATAAAGTCAATTGGCTATCGTTGGCATGGCGATATTTAAATAGGCCCAAGGTAGATCCGATGGAAATGATTTCTGCGAACAAGGGCGTACTAGGGTTTAACCTCATTTGGTTGTATGATCGTGTGGAGGAAATATCTTCCTATATTAGAAATCTATTAAAAATGAATCTGCCGGCACCGCATATAGGAGCGACATATCCCTTCGTGGATCTGCAGGACGCGGTGAAATATTTTCAAACGGGAAATAGCGTCGGTAAGATTGTTGTTAGTTCGGGTGTAAAAAGGTAG
- a CDS encoding dienelactone hydrolase family protein, whose translation MKKVLTGIAALILSASSISAKVKTEIVEYKQGDTVLEGFLAYPEGKEKKAPGIVLVHDWFGLGENTKARAKQLASLGYVAFAADIYGKGVRPKSNEEAAKIAGSFRQGGDRKLLRDRTQAALDALKSRPQVDPENLAILGYCFGGTAALELARSGAPLKGTISFHGGLSTPKPEESVAIRGKVLALHGADDPFVKPEEVAAFQEEMRKAKIDWQFISYGGAVHSFTIKEAGNDNSKGAAYNEKADLRSWIELKNFLKEIFPSL comes from the coding sequence ATGAAAAAAGTTCTAACAGGCATTGCGGCGTTGATCCTGTCAGCGTCTTCGATTTCCGCTAAGGTAAAAACCGAAATCGTGGAATACAAACAAGGAGATACCGTTCTGGAAGGCTTCTTGGCTTATCCGGAAGGCAAGGAAAAGAAAGCTCCCGGAATCGTATTGGTACATGATTGGTTCGGGCTAGGTGAAAACACCAAGGCAAGAGCTAAGCAGCTAGCTTCCCTAGGATATGTTGCCTTCGCGGCAGACATTTACGGTAAAGGGGTCCGGCCTAAATCGAATGAAGAAGCGGCAAAAATCGCCGGAAGTTTTCGGCAGGGCGGAGATCGGAAGCTGCTTCGAGACAGGACTCAAGCCGCACTCGACGCCCTCAAAAGCAGACCACAAGTGGATCCGGAAAACTTGGCAATTCTAGGTTATTGCTTCGGAGGTACGGCGGCTTTGGAACTCGCTAGGAGCGGAGCTCCACTTAAAGGAACGATCAGTTTTCACGGTGGATTATCGACTCCGAAACCGGAAGAGTCCGTTGCCATTCGAGGAAAAGTTTTGGCTTTACACGGTGCGGATGATCCTTTCGTAAAACCCGAAGAGGTTGCAGCTTTCCAAGAGGAGATGAGAAAGGCCAAGATTGATTGGCAATTCATTTCCTACGGCGGAGCGGTACATTCTTTTACGATCAAGGAAGCCGGAAACGACAATTCTAAAGGAGCCGCTTATAACGAAAAGGCGGACTTACGCTCCTGGATAGAGTTGAAGAATTTTTTGAAGGAAATCTTTCCTTCCCTATAA
- a CDS encoding GlcG/HbpS family heme-binding protein produces the protein MTKKENLVSKAVPAILLSSGLLFFGIISSLESQTQQPLMYGSPINLEQARKVISAAQAEARKNNWLMAIAIVDTGGNLVLFERLDGTQIGSIEIARLKAVTANNFKRPSKSLEEAIAAGGIGLRLLAIQGIAPLEGGELILLDGKIIGAIGVSGAQSVQDGQVARAGTAALKQ, from the coding sequence ATGACCAAAAAAGAGAATCTTGTTTCGAAAGCAGTTCCGGCGATTTTGCTGTCTTCCGGCCTACTTTTCTTCGGAATTATAAGTTCGTTGGAATCTCAGACACAGCAACCGTTGATGTACGGTTCGCCCATTAATTTGGAGCAGGCTAGAAAGGTGATTTCAGCCGCGCAGGCCGAAGCCAGAAAAAATAACTGGCTTATGGCGATTGCGATCGTGGATACTGGCGGCAATTTGGTATTGTTCGAGAGATTGGATGGTACTCAGATCGGTTCCATAGAAATCGCAAGATTGAAAGCGGTCACAGCCAATAACTTTAAACGACCTAGTAAAAGTCTGGAAGAGGCGATCGCAGCGGGAGGAATCGGTTTGAGACTACTTGCGATCCAGGGAATCGCCCCTCTGGAAGGAGGCGAATTGATCCTACTGGACGGGAAAATCATCGGAGCGATCGGCGTTTCCGGCGCACAATCCGTTCAGGACGGACAAGTTGCGAGAGCGGGGACAGCCGCCTTAAAACAATAG